The sequence aactggccccgattcctgcagacatctcttaattttactttaatttatacctgtcattttcttatccgccgaaaaggaaagggacgaatgattgacagctcttaattttaggaagaatgagtaaataaatgaataacccgggcgaatttttagacggttgttttagatttgtgcttaaaattgacgtgtgttccataaattttatgcttgtcgattacccgtccctttccttttcggcggataagaaaatgacagatataacctaaaataaaattagatggtatttacaggaattagcaccattattgttttatatttctaagATTAAGTAGATTATGTAACATCCGTTTATAAGGTGAGAAGACTTTAATGTCTTCCTCGAACGGCGCTTCACCCTTAACTCGTGTTTACTCCAGTGACGCATGACGTCATTGTTCGTAAGTATTTATATGTTGGCagtatgctcgactccagtaagtcctcaagtcgaggacgtaagtGTCAACTTAAAACACCAAaatgctgagctgaagccgatACTAATGGAGAAAGAGTCGAAAACATCTTAGATTTCGGGTGTTAGGCACGACTGGATTGACATAttcttgttttcgaattaatgtttggatcataaatgatcatcacgtgctcagcggtggaggaaaatatcgtgaggaaacccacattcatcgAGAAATGCAATTAACGGATGTGACTTAACCTTTATCGGGCTGGTTTCCCTCCGCGAATTGGAAGCTCAAACAGGCAGTGGCTtatgtaaaaaccggacctgtcgcttacctaacccgaagatctGTCAATCTTCGGTCTTCGATATGAcgatcttcgggttaggtaagcggaccttgtgaaaaacgggataatgctagggggtgATGATGGATTGATATATTCTTCTAGAATAAAAatccacaaattaaaaaaaaactcacctgTTCCTGTAATAGCAGTCTTTCAAGGCGTTCCGACTCTTCTCCTTGAAGCAGTACACTGTCTCCTCTCCGTCCCAGATGGTCTTCGGCAGAGGATACTTCTTCCTCAAGCGATATTTATCTACTGCACCTGTGGGCAAAttcgttttattatttaattgtaaattcGAGGGAATGCactcccgactcgagatcgtaAATTCGAGATtcgattggaaatatcaatcccgcgagatcccggaAATTTTCGGGACCTCGTCTAGTtgataaaaatgtaaagttaggcaACCATCCTAACTTGAAACAATGAAAActacttgtttgtgatagtgaggttaattaaaacaaaatatttttgaaagaaaacaaaaacctttaagTCCATATTGCTAACAAAAGctccgtggcgcagcggtaaacgcgctcggtctgcgattgttgaagttaagcaactttcgcaaaggccagtcataggatgggtgaccacaaaaaaaaatttcatctcgagctcctccgtgcttcggaaggcacgttaagccgttggtcccggctgcattagcagtcgttaataaccaccaatccgcactgggcccgcgtggtggtttaaggcccgatctccctatccatccatagggaaggcccctgccccagcagtggggacgttaatgggctggtgatgatgatgactaacaaaagattaagttttctttggaaatcagcattaTACTTAATCTAGACAactgtgacgtctgagggctgccgattacaatacttacctaatttaaccgtcattacttacttaggtaggtagtactacttacgaaagatgcttttataataatcaggtaatatttatttatttaccacataaATCACAAACGTGGAgacgtcgtggagatccttgggggaggcctaagCCCAGCAGtaggcgtcatacggctgatgatgatgagacaaaaagtataactcaatgAGATTCGTCCAaacccgtcaatctcgaatgagATCTTGTcatattatcttcttcttctaccgggtgggttgtgaggtgaattaccaacctcatcaaccctggtatcagggttattattgagccgttacatgagccatgacaggtgTCACGGCCTTTGGTGTATGCCTTTATGGACGATACTCTTGAACTATTACAGATGATTCATATTATCCATCAGtagtttgtgatttgtgtggtaaataaataaatattaaatgattattaaaaaagcatctttcgtaagtagaaCTACCTACCTAAGCAAGTAATGAcagttaaattaaatattttaattggcagccctcagaaatcacacacacagttgcgcgtgttgataatgtctatgtgtggtgtctgtgtaaaacgaggttgtttgtatgaagtgtctggggtgtggccTAAGTCGGTACAACTTACCTAGCGCCCGCCCGCGCACCTTCTCTGCCTCTAGATAGTGTGCCCTGAACCACAGGGATTGTAAGGCGGCGTGGTGGCGTGGAGGGAAGCTATGAGCTTCTAAGATGCCGTACAGCTCTTGGAAGACGCCGCGGTGGAAGGCCACCAGTGCTCGAGCCCTGCAGATATGTTGCtcaggttaaaaataaatacaggctgctagtgacattgtaacgaatactgagggggatgattcagaccgtgattctgagcaAATTTTCCGTTTTTTAATTCACCTCTGAGGCAAGGCGGTGATGTGAGTTGGGAATATTTTATACGTGTTCAAAAAAATAACTGAAACAATTTACTTATCTCCAAACAAGCGATTTGAAAGTATTTTGAGTTGTGggtacaattattttattacccaCAACTCAAAACCCCAATTTTGTGAGGTAGGTGATAGTTTTGGATTTCATGTAAGTAATGTAAACTGTCGTAAAATGTCTTACCTGAGTACAGCTTCGTTTCCTCTCAACAGTTCACTGGGAGGCAAACTCCATAAGAAAGCAGCTAGCTTCTCAATATCACCCTTTTGCTGCAACGCTTCACATAAACACTGAATTTGCTCAGAGTTGAAATTCAGGCATCTCCTCATATTACCATTTTCATTCTCAGAGAAATAACCCTGAGATGCTCGTTCTCTTTCGTTACCAACATTCAAATTATCGAATGCCATCTGATTGGTTATTTTAACTTCGGACAAATTCGGATTATTTTCATTCTGGCAACTTTTTAAATCGTTAAAATAGCGCCTGTCCTCGTTATCGATTTGCGAAAAGAAATTCTCATTAGAAGGCAGTTTtagttcgaaatttaaatactttttattctTCTGTGGCGATAAGTAGTTTTCGAATATTTTGTTACTTTCTTGTAAGTAGGTTTCCTTAGTTTTTTCTTCTCGGGGTGATTTTTGTTTGCATGAAAAGTATTGTTTTTCGCTGAGTTCTGTTTGGGAGTAGAAGTTGCCACTTTGAGTTTCGTATGGGAAAGGTGGTAGGGAGGTTTCTGATTCGCTAGTGAGGTCGCTCGATGGACTGAGTCGGTCTGAACACGACTCCATGTTTGTTGACTTCATTTTTGATAAATCTGAAAAGAAAATGTACAATTAAATGACAGAACGGTTTCTAACGTCACCTGAATCCTTGAATGGGCTGCATCAGATGactgttcgaaaaagtaagatgattccaaggcacattaggccgttggtcccagctactaacccaaacaccaacccgtagtgacgcagcgtggtggagtatgcttcatatccCCTGTTTATCTACAATGTCCACAGtccattttattttacaaatctaTATTTATTACCCAGTCGGGAGGTGTTATACCAGAGGAGAAGAAAcggggggtaagcagagaggaGAAGACAGAGacgcttcgaacctgacacacttctcttgcttcctccacattcatcaatcgcttcatacacgcacgccagttcagagtagatcgtattaaatattttctaaggacatctccaatttggtcaatgtaagtccaaaaaaaaaaaaaataacaagtaaaaatgattattaatttatataaaacatttaaCTCATTGAGTCGTTCCATTCAGCCGGATACGGTCTATCcgtttcataacataacaaaacataacataacaaaaatgttatttaaaattttcggCGGCTCACGTAAAAATACGATGGGTGTTATGATAACAATAAGTGACATGTAACGGATGTAAGGTGAAAACACATGATTTCAAGTGAATTCGCTTTTCCTAAAACTCTATGTTTGTTGACAGTGGACCCGATTCCTgcacctcctaatttcattttaagttatgcctgtcattttcttattcgccgaaaaggaaagggacggatgattgacaactgttaattttacaattttaaaataaaatgaataacccgggtgaataaaataggcatctcgctggtatgcaacccgtttgccgtgtgtcaacttaattctgtcggattatcggctaatataaaattttgggaggctTTTTAAGATTCCTGCTTattatgtgttccataaattgtatgcctgtcgattacccatacctttccttttcggtggataagaaaatgacaggtacttataacttataaaataaaattaaatggcgtctacaggaatcagcaccataataataacgacctccgtggtccagtggttgagcgttgggctcacgatccggaggccccgggttcgaatcccggtgtggacaaatcacaaaaatcactttgtgatccctagtttggttaggatattagaggctgatcacctgattgttcaaaagtaagatgatccgtgcttcagaaggcacgttaagccgttggtcccggttactacttactgatgtatgtagtcgttacatgagccatgtcaggggcctttggcggataaGAAGAAGCACCATAATATTAACCTAGACACTAATGTCTAGGTGTTATGTGTGTGTTATTTTCTGTTAGCGATATATGTGAATAGGGAACCACCATACACAGAGCAGAGCATATTCCAATCTGAAAGGGCGGCAACCGGCAACGAATTTGCGACCTCTTTGGTGttgcctttatttatttttattttattttttttatataattgccTTTATCTATTGTTACCTtttttgactatttttttttttaaagaatatctAAAGGCCTATACGGATGTTTAacgggctatacaggttgtgagaagatgcagtagttttaggcggatgacacgttcgccaagaaaatatacttacctatttactttgtacttatttatgtcaaaattgacaaaataacaaatgtttt is a genomic window of Pectinophora gossypiella chromosome 25, ilPecGoss1.1, whole genome shotgun sequence containing:
- the LOC126378140 gene encoding homeobox protein SIX2-like, yielding MKSTNMESCSDRLSPSSDLTSESETSLPPFPYETQSGNFYSQTELSEKQYFSCKQKSPREEKTKETYLQESNKIFENYLSPQKNKKYLNFELKLPSNENFFSQIDNEDRRYFNDLKSCQNENNPNLSEVKITNQMAFDNLNVGNERERASQGYFSENENGNMRRCLNFNSEQIQCLCEALQQKGDIEKLAAFLWSLPPSELLRGNEAVLRARALVAFHRGVFQELYGILEAHSFPPRHHAALQSLWFRAHYLEAEKVRGRALGAVDKYRLRKKYPLPKTIWDGEETVYCFKEKSRNALKDCYYRNRYPTPDEKRALAQKTGLTLTQVSNWFKNRRQRDRTPQQQPNRPEMLVPAQYAGPQGGLAQALLPNAYYHQLQDPAHYLHGGA